A genome region from Streptomyces antimycoticus includes the following:
- a CDS encoding tetratricopeptide repeat protein: protein MADQMAADQELDPAVEAARLRAAAAAGKPEAYRAYAELLTGQGRLDEALPWWARAADAGDADASRTLAICHKDRGEFPEAERWYRTAADRDGGCAFGLARLLHEAGDTAGAETWYEHGAALGSVECTTNGAVLLAARGEWDTALERLAEASAQGDDIATRTRGAIQNMLRDLDGWREALARAEAEGDPEEAYEALRDLLDPERKAMFARYPRMVAEAEALYARAAAVGSAKALVDQALFIARDDSRWDEARALVERAHERGYDGAAYVLGVWAEENGELRTAEKWYRTADEADGGHIWACFNLGVLCVRQRRLDEAERWLRATGLDGAEGVGGAEGVDAEGRGSFDEGEERIVRALEDIAAIRADPERMPPAEWEERLPGLRARAEEGGPDAWCAYADALDRLYRLPEAAEWYRRAGTPRALLALGRMLYEVGGATGLRMVPYYEPAAAEGDAGAAYDIGRIHDEAGDRRTAQIWFRRAADLGHGRAAWWLGWTSEERGGDPQHAERWYVRAARSGLVPPAFLAGRSMVRRGAYGEAEPLLRVACEGKHEEAPYWLAQALRGVGRVEEAERWLRVAAEAYPDVLAQYGKMAGLAMPDPR from the coding sequence GCGGCCCGGTTGAGGGCCGCCGCGGCCGCCGGTAAGCCGGAGGCGTACCGGGCCTACGCCGAACTCCTCACCGGCCAGGGCCGCTTGGACGAGGCCCTGCCGTGGTGGGCCAGGGCCGCCGACGCCGGGGACGCGGACGCCTCGCGCACGCTCGCGATCTGTCACAAGGACCGCGGCGAGTTCCCCGAGGCCGAGCGGTGGTACCGCACGGCCGCCGATCGCGACGGCGGCTGTGCGTTCGGTCTGGCCCGGCTGCTGCACGAGGCCGGCGATACGGCCGGTGCCGAGACGTGGTACGAGCACGGGGCCGCGCTCGGCAGCGTCGAGTGCACGACCAACGGCGCCGTGCTGCTGGCCGCCCGCGGCGAATGGGACACCGCCCTGGAGCGGCTGGCAGAGGCGTCCGCCCAGGGCGACGACATCGCCACCCGCACCCGTGGGGCCATCCAGAACATGCTGCGGGACCTGGACGGCTGGCGCGAGGCCCTCGCCCGGGCCGAGGCCGAGGGCGACCCGGAGGAGGCGTACGAGGCGCTGCGCGACCTGCTCGACCCGGAGCGCAAGGCGATGTTCGCGCGCTACCCGCGGATGGTCGCGGAGGCCGAGGCGCTGTACGCCCGGGCGGCCGCGGTCGGCAGCGCCAAGGCACTGGTGGACCAGGCCCTCTTCATCGCCCGCGACGACAGCCGCTGGGACGAGGCCCGCGCCCTCGTCGAACGCGCCCATGAGCGGGGCTACGACGGCGCGGCGTACGTCCTCGGCGTCTGGGCCGAGGAGAACGGCGAACTGCGCACCGCCGAGAAGTGGTACCGCACGGCCGACGAGGCGGACGGCGGCCACATATGGGCCTGCTTCAACCTCGGCGTGCTGTGCGTACGGCAGCGGCGGCTGGACGAGGCGGAGCGATGGCTGCGGGCCACGGGGCTCGACGGGGCCGAGGGTGTCGGAGGCGCCGAGGGCGTGGATGCGGAGGGGAGGGGGTCGTTCGACGAGGGCGAGGAGCGGATCGTCAGGGCGCTGGAGGACATCGCCGCGATCCGCGCCGACCCCGAGCGGATGCCGCCCGCCGAGTGGGAGGAACGCCTGCCCGGGCTGCGGGCCCGCGCCGAGGAGGGCGGCCCGGACGCCTGGTGCGCGTACGCCGACGCGCTCGACCGGCTGTACCGGCTCCCGGAGGCCGCCGAGTGGTACCGCAGGGCGGGCACCCCGCGTGCCCTGCTCGCCCTCGGCCGGATGCTGTACGAAGTGGGCGGCGCCACGGGGCTGCGGATGGTGCCGTACTACGAGCCCGCGGCGGCGGAGGGCGACGCCGGGGCGGCGTACGACATCGGCCGCATCCACGATGAGGCCGGGGACCGGCGCACCGCCCAGATCTGGTTCCGCCGGGCGGCCGACCTCGGGCACGGGCGCGCCGCGTGGTGGCTCGGCTGGACGTCGGAGGAGCGGGGCGGCGACCCGCAGCACGCCGAGCGCTGGTACGTGCGCGCCGCGCGCAGCGGTCTGGTGCCGCCCGCGTTTCTCGCGGGGCGCAGCATGGTTCGGCGCGGTGCCTATGGCGAGGCCGAGCCGCTGCTCAGGGTGGCGTGCGAGGGGAAGCACGAGGAGGCGCCGTACTGGCTTGCGCAGGCGCTGCGGGGAGTGGGGCGGGTGGAGGAGGCGGAGCGGTGGCTTCGGGTGGCCGCCGAGGCGTACCCGGACGTACTGGCCCAATACGGCAAGATGGCCGGCCTGGCCATGCCCGACCCTAGGTAG